In Natronomonas halophila, one DNA window encodes the following:
- a CDS encoding class I SAM-dependent methyltransferase, with the protein MERFQNTGQPDWDWWGRLWPTPGETLRRLGVESDQSLAEVGSGNGYFALPAARITAPGTVYAIDLDESLLAELEALADRQGIDNVETLCCDARALTDGLPEAVDTVLLANAFHGISDPEAFAAEAFEALAPGGRFLVVNWQDRPRTETTVLGEPRGPPTELRVSPSETRAIIEDAAPFSTARRVELPPYHYALCFER; encoded by the coding sequence ATGGAGCGCTTCCAGAACACGGGCCAACCCGACTGGGACTGGTGGGGTCGGCTGTGGCCGACGCCCGGGGAGACCCTGCGCCGACTCGGCGTCGAGTCGGACCAGTCGCTTGCCGAGGTCGGGTCCGGAAACGGCTACTTCGCGCTTCCAGCCGCCAGGATAACCGCCCCCGGGACGGTGTACGCCATCGACCTCGATGAGTCACTGCTCGCGGAACTGGAAGCCCTCGCCGACCGACAGGGCATCGACAACGTAGAAACCCTCTGTTGTGACGCGCGGGCGCTGACGGACGGCCTTCCCGAGGCCGTCGATACGGTCCTACTGGCGAACGCGTTCCACGGAATCTCCGACCCCGAGGCCTTCGCCGCGGAGGCGTTCGAAGCGCTCGCTCCCGGGGGACGGTTCCTGGTCGTCAACTGGCAGGACCGCCCGCGCACCGAGACGACCGTACTGGGCGAGCCCCGCGGGCCGCCGACCGAACTCCGGGTTTCGCCCTCGGAGACGCGGGCTATTATCGAGGACGCCGCTCCGTTTTCGACCGCTCGTCGCGTCGAGTTACCGCCCTACCACTACGCGCTCTGCTTCGAGCGGTAG
- a CDS encoding DsrE/DsrF/DrsH-like family protein: MSTDTPDASADDTPSRAELAARIDELEESLAEATEGDDTKKMSIIATKGTLDMAYPPLILASTAAAFGYDVTVFHTFWGLDILHEEKSKNLQLSSVGNPSMPVPNIVGALPGMDRMTTKMMEKKIEDNDTASIEELLETSLDMGVEFQACQMTIDLMDYDEDDFYDGVTTGVGAATALEDMADADIQLLV; the protein is encoded by the coding sequence ATGAGTACGGATACACCAGACGCGTCGGCCGACGACACCCCCTCGCGTGCGGAGCTGGCTGCGCGCATCGACGAACTCGAGGAATCGCTGGCTGAGGCCACAGAGGGCGACGACACCAAGAAGATGAGCATCATCGCGACGAAGGGGACCCTCGACATGGCGTACCCGCCGCTCATCCTCGCCAGCACGGCCGCCGCCTTCGGCTACGACGTCACGGTCTTCCACACGTTCTGGGGGCTGGACATCCTCCACGAGGAGAAGTCCAAGAACCTCCAGTTGAGTTCGGTCGGCAACCCGAGCATGCCCGTCCCGAACATCGTCGGCGCGCTCCCCGGCATGGACCGCATGACGACGAAGATGATGGAGAAGAAAATCGAGGACAACGACACGGCCTCCATCGAGGAGCTCCTCGAGACCTCCCTCGACATGGGCGTGGAGTTCCAGGCCTGTCAGATGACCATCGACCTGATGGACTACGACGAGGACGACTTCTACGACGGCGTCACCACCGGCGTCGGCGCGGCGACGGCCCTCGAGGACATGGCCGATGCCGACATCCAACTGCTCGTCTAA
- a CDS encoding sulfurtransferase TusA family protein, whose amino-acid sequence MSAEYDISETLDVKGESCPMPVVKTKGAIDDLGEGEVLEVLATDSGSMSDIDGWASGTDGVELLGQEEGADVYKHYVRKTE is encoded by the coding sequence ATGAGTGCTGAATACGATATCTCGGAGACGCTCGACGTGAAAGGTGAATCGTGTCCCATGCCGGTCGTCAAGACCAAAGGCGCAATCGACGACCTCGGCGAAGGCGAGGTGCTGGAGGTCCTGGCGACTGACTCCGGTAGCATGAGCGACATCGACGGCTGGGCGTCCGGAACGGACGGTGTCGAGCTGCTCGGCCAGGAGGAAGGCGCCGACGTGTACAAACACTACGTCCGCAAGACGGAGTAA
- a CDS encoding MBL fold metallo-hydrolase — MNAEDFPTPDVEVETVAPETLKDDIDAGEDVTLLDARMESDYEEWHIDGENITSINVPYFEFLEDDIDEDVLEGIPEDREVTVLCAKGGASEYVAGTLAERGYDVNHLEDGMNGWAGIYEAVEVTDYDGAGTLLQYQRPSSGCLGYLVYDDGEAAIIDPLRVFTDRYLEDAEELGVELKYALDTHIHADHISGVRNLDAEGVEGVIPEAAVDRGVTYAAERSSASPASQARQNADELTTAEDGDTFEVGDATIEAVYTPGHTTGMTSYLIDDSLLATGDGLFIESVARPDLEEGDDGAPEAARMLYESLQERVLTLPDETLVGGAHFSDAAEPAADGTYTAPIGDLVEEMDALTMDEDEFVELILSDMPPRPANYEDIIATNLGQNAVDDEEAFTLELGPNNCAASQESLAGD, encoded by the coding sequence ATGAACGCCGAAGATTTCCCGACTCCCGACGTCGAAGTCGAGACGGTCGCACCGGAAACGCTGAAGGACGACATCGACGCGGGCGAGGACGTGACGCTCCTCGACGCGCGCATGGAATCGGATTACGAGGAATGGCACATCGACGGTGAGAACATCACCTCGATCAACGTCCCCTACTTCGAGTTCCTGGAGGACGACATCGACGAGGACGTTCTCGAAGGGATTCCCGAGGACCGCGAAGTGACCGTCCTCTGTGCGAAGGGCGGCGCCAGCGAGTACGTCGCAGGCACGCTCGCGGAACGCGGCTACGACGTCAACCACCTCGAGGACGGTATGAACGGCTGGGCCGGCATCTACGAGGCCGTCGAGGTCACCGACTACGACGGCGCCGGCACGCTGCTGCAGTACCAGCGGCCCTCCTCTGGCTGTCTCGGATATCTGGTCTACGACGACGGCGAAGCCGCCATCATCGACCCGCTCCGGGTCTTCACCGACCGCTACCTCGAGGACGCCGAGGAACTCGGCGTCGAGCTGAAGTACGCGCTGGACACCCACATCCACGCCGACCACATCTCCGGCGTCCGCAACCTCGATGCGGAGGGCGTCGAAGGCGTCATCCCCGAAGCGGCCGTCGACCGTGGCGTCACCTACGCCGCGGAGCGAAGCTCCGCGAGCCCTGCCTCGCAAGCTCGGCAGAACGCTGACGAACTGACCACGGCCGAGGACGGCGACACCTTCGAAGTCGGCGACGCCACCATCGAGGCCGTCTACACGCCCGGCCACACCACGGGCATGACCTCCTACCTCATCGACGACAGCCTGCTGGCAACCGGTGACGGGCTGTTCATCGAGAGCGTCGCCCGCCCCGACCTCGAAGAGGGCGACGACGGCGCGCCCGAGGCGGCTCGGATGCTCTACGAATCCCTGCAGGAACGCGTCCTGACGCTGCCCGACGAGACGCTCGTCGGTGGCGCCCACTTCAGCGACGCCGCCGAACCCGCCGCGGACGGCACCTACACCGCGCCCATCGGCGACCTCGTCGAGGAGATGGACGCCCTGACGATGGACGAAGACGAGTTCGTCGAACTCATCCTCTCGGACATGCCGCCCCGCCCGGCCAACTACGAGGACATCATCGCGACGAACCTCGGACAGAACGCCGTCGACGACGAGGAAGCGTTCACGCTCGAACTCGGGCCGAACAACTGCGCCGCGAGCCAGGAATCCCTCGCGGGTGACTAA
- a CDS encoding YeeE/YedE family protein — MVTDPLVLQLAAELFPNGISRYAVGGLLVGLGAVVIYIGTGIPAGASTFLESTLSYVSDRSRFQRYVGSRDWRVVFTLGIILGAAVFAATVQSGVIATSLYEPGTTGQTYELAGITLWLTEVQPWRLFLGGILVGIGTRIGKGCTSGHGVCGVGSASKTSIVGVATFLLVAIGTAQLVAALGVSP; from the coding sequence ATGGTGACTGATCCACTCGTCCTCCAGCTGGCCGCCGAGCTGTTCCCCAACGGGATCAGTCGCTACGCCGTCGGCGGCCTGCTGGTCGGCCTCGGCGCGGTCGTGATTTACATCGGCACGGGCATCCCGGCCGGCGCGAGTACGTTCCTCGAATCGACGCTGTCGTACGTCTCGGACCGGTCGCGGTTCCAGCGGTACGTGGGCTCCCGCGACTGGCGCGTCGTGTTCACCCTCGGCATCATCCTCGGTGCCGCGGTGTTCGCGGCGACCGTCCAGTCCGGCGTCATCGCGACGTCGCTCTACGAGCCCGGAACCACCGGCCAGACCTACGAACTCGCCGGCATCACGCTGTGGCTGACCGAGGTCCAGCCGTGGCGGCTGTTCCTCGGCGGCATCCTCGTCGGAATCGGGACCCGAATCGGGAAGGGGTGTACGTCCGGACACGGCGTCTGCGGCGTCGGTTCGGCGTCGAAGACGTCCATCGTCGGCGTCGCGACGTTCCTGCTGGTCGCTATCGGAACCGCACAACTGGTCGCGGCGCTGGGGGTGAGCCCGTAA
- a CDS encoding YeeE/YedE family protein: MSDDRHPLFKPLIFVGGLIFGFGLGFSHMARPEVVLNFLQFEDFGLLFVMFGAAVVSGIAFAVMPRIRDTAPLTGDLYERRLKSFDRNVLIGGAIFGVGWGLSGICPGAAYASLGTGNITILWALAGMFIGAYAQGYWRSRTAETGSTATRAD; encoded by the coding sequence GTGAGCGACGACCGCCATCCCCTGTTCAAGCCGCTAATCTTCGTCGGCGGCCTGATATTCGGGTTCGGGCTCGGCTTCAGCCACATGGCGCGGCCGGAGGTCGTGTTGAACTTCCTGCAGTTCGAGGATTTCGGCCTGCTGTTCGTCATGTTCGGCGCGGCGGTCGTCTCCGGTATCGCCTTCGCGGTAATGCCGCGGATTCGAGACACCGCGCCGCTGACCGGCGACCTGTACGAACGGCGGCTGAAGTCGTTCGACAGGAACGTGCTGATCGGCGGCGCCATCTTCGGCGTCGGCTGGGGCCTCTCGGGCATCTGTCCCGGCGCGGCCTACGCCAGCCTCGGCACCGGTAACATCACCATCCTCTGGGCGCTCGCCGGTATGTTCATCGGCGCCTACGCGCAGGGGTACTGGCGAAGCCGGACGGCCGAGACCGGCTCGACGGCCACGCGCGCTGACTGA
- a CDS encoding inorganic phosphate transporter translates to MEPSVIALFVVAGLASLFMAWVIGAGSSGATPFAPAVGANAISTMRAAFIVGIFGFAGAVVQGANVSEAVGRGLIGGVSLPASGVIVVLLIGAGLMAFGIKTGYPIATAFTVTGSVIGVGLALGGTPVWPKYLQIGAVWVLTPFVGGGLAYGIASVLPRADVPERYSVALLAGLVGAVLANVNFAYLGPGSSMGSVAGLAGRTLGVDGLAVPAAVSLLAASSVAALVSWDIARDMSGGLRRVLLALGSLVAFSAGGSQVGLAVGPLLPLLDDVGMVPVMAVLVGGGLGMLVGSWTGAPRMIKSLSQDYSSLGPRRSISALVPSFLIAQTAVLLGVPVSFNEIVVSAIIGSGAAVGGGDAIDSRKIGMTVVAWAGSLLLALALGYGVAALLPFVS, encoded by the coding sequence ATGGAACCCTCTGTAATCGCACTGTTCGTCGTCGCCGGCCTCGCCAGTCTGTTCATGGCGTGGGTCATCGGTGCCGGCTCCAGCGGCGCAACCCCCTTCGCGCCCGCGGTCGGCGCCAACGCCATCTCGACGATGCGGGCGGCGTTTATCGTCGGCATCTTCGGGTTCGCCGGCGCGGTCGTGCAGGGCGCCAACGTCTCCGAAGCCGTCGGCCGCGGCCTCATCGGTGGGGTCAGCCTCCCGGCCTCGGGCGTTATCGTCGTCCTGCTTATCGGGGCCGGCCTCATGGCCTTCGGCATCAAGACCGGCTATCCCATCGCCACGGCCTTCACGGTGACCGGGTCGGTCATCGGCGTCGGCCTCGCCCTCGGCGGCACGCCCGTCTGGCCGAAGTACCTCCAGATCGGTGCCGTCTGGGTGTTGACGCCCTTCGTCGGTGGCGGCCTCGCCTACGGTATCGCGAGCGTCCTCCCGCGGGCCGACGTTCCCGAACGGTACAGCGTCGCCCTGCTCGCCGGCCTCGTGGGGGCCGTACTGGCGAACGTCAACTTCGCCTATCTCGGCCCCGGGAGTTCGATGGGCTCGGTCGCCGGCCTCGCCGGGCGGACGCTCGGCGTCGACGGACTGGCGGTACCGGCCGCCGTTTCACTACTCGCTGCGTCGTCGGTCGCCGCCCTCGTCTCGTGGGACATCGCACGTGACATGAGCGGTGGCTTGCGGCGGGTCCTGCTGGCGCTCGGGTCGCTGGTGGCCTTCTCCGCGGGCGGGAGTCAGGTCGGCCTCGCGGTCGGCCCGCTGTTGCCGCTGCTGGACGACGTGGGGATGGTCCCCGTAATGGCCGTCCTCGTCGGCGGTGGCCTCGGCATGCTCGTCGGGTCGTGGACGGGCGCCCCGCGGATGATAAAGTCGCTGTCGCAGGACTACTCGTCGCTGGGGCCGCGTCGCTCCATCTCGGCGCTCGTGCCGTCGTTCCTCATCGCACAGACGGCGGTCCTGCTCGGCGTGCCCGTCTCGTTCAACGAAATCGTCGTCAGCGCCATCATCGGCAGCGGGGCCGCGGTCGGCGGCGGCGACGCCATCGACTCGCGGAAAATCGGCATGACCGTCGTCGCGTGGGCGGGCTCGCTCCTGTTGGCGCTGGCGCTCGGCTACGGCGTGGCCGCCCTGTTACCGTTCGTCTCCTAA
- a CDS encoding DUF7512 family protein, whose product MAGLEVPTWDPETALLIGTILLEAVVLYVGYGGLERLFGPHLMKLLVGGKEDAR is encoded by the coding sequence ATGGCAGGACTAGAAGTACCGACGTGGGACCCGGAGACGGCCCTGCTTATCGGCACGATTCTGCTGGAAGCGGTCGTGCTCTACGTGGGATACGGCGGTCTCGAACGGCTCTTCGGACCCCACCTCATGAAACTCCTGGTCGGAGGTAAAGAGGATGCTCGATAG
- a CDS encoding sulfite exporter TauE/SafE family protein — protein MLDSVLGGLGILNSSPEMLALFVGFGLVVGVLFGFFGMGGSFLVTPALLMLDYEPSVAVGSGMAFVFGTAVIATLKHRDLGQVDYKLGVIMITGTTIGIEAGRASVYYLESLGLAGGIISVAYVVLLGGVGAMVTRDALKGDGGGGVDHEAADKDLSEYEIPEIAKTIQQTVRIPPMVTLRGDVRVSVWVITAVAFTTGLLSGFLGVGGGFIRMPAMMYAIGVPVPVAVGTDLFEIVFSGGLGSYLYGQGGGVNLGIVVPLLFGSALGARIGSAATAVVDSDGIKVYFGGMLLVGATAVGIGEVGSYVGNSTLETIGLAMVLGAAVIVALAILYTTVVSLRTTQGQQATVAD, from the coding sequence ATGCTCGATAGCGTACTCGGCGGACTCGGAATCCTGAACTCAAGCCCCGAGATGCTGGCCCTGTTCGTCGGGTTCGGCCTCGTCGTCGGGGTGCTGTTCGGGTTCTTCGGCATGGGCGGGTCGTTCCTCGTCACCCCGGCCCTGCTGATGCTCGACTACGAGCCATCGGTCGCCGTCGGTAGCGGGATGGCGTTCGTCTTCGGGACGGCCGTCATCGCGACCCTGAAACACCGTGACCTCGGGCAGGTCGACTACAAACTCGGCGTGATAATGATTACCGGGACGACCATCGGTATCGAGGCCGGACGTGCCAGCGTCTACTACCTCGAATCGCTCGGACTCGCCGGTGGCATCATCAGCGTCGCCTACGTCGTCCTGCTCGGCGGCGTCGGGGCGATGGTCACCCGCGACGCCCTGAAGGGCGACGGCGGCGGTGGCGTCGACCACGAGGCCGCGGACAAGGACCTCAGCGAGTACGAGATCCCCGAAATCGCGAAGACGATTCAGCAGACAGTGCGGATTCCGCCGATGGTGACGCTTCGTGGTGACGTCCGTGTTTCCGTCTGGGTCATCACGGCCGTCGCCTTCACCACCGGCCTGCTGTCGGGTTTCCTCGGCGTCGGTGGCGGCTTCATCCGGATGCCCGCGATGATGTACGCCATCGGTGTCCCGGTGCCCGTGGCCGTTGGGACGGACCTCTTCGAGATCGTCTTCTCCGGCGGTCTCGGGAGCTACCTCTACGGACAGGGCGGCGGCGTCAACCTCGGTATCGTCGTCCCGCTGCTGTTCGGGAGCGCGCTCGGTGCCCGTATCGGCTCCGCCGCGACCGCCGTCGTCGACTCCGACGGTATCAAGGTCTACTTCGGCGGCATGCTGCTCGTCGGTGCCACCGCGGTCGGCATCGGCGAGGTCGGTTCCTACGTCGGCAACTCGACCCTCGAGACGATCGGGCTGGCGATGGTCCTCGGTGCGGCAGTCATCGTCGCCTTGGCGATTCTCTACACGACGGTCGTCTCGCTGCGGACGACGCAAGGCCAGCAAGCAACCGTCGCGGACTGA